A portion of the Macaca mulatta isolate MMU2019108-1 chromosome 4, T2T-MMU8v2.0, whole genome shotgun sequence genome contains these proteins:
- the GJB7 gene encoding gap junction beta-7 protein codes for MSWMFLRDLLSGVNKYSTGIGLIWLAVVFVFRLLVYMVATEHVWKDEQKEFECNSRQPGCENVCFDDFFPISQVRLWALQLIMVSTPSLLVVLHVAYRESREKRHRKKLYVSLGTMDGGLWYTYLISLIVKTGFEIGFLVLFYKLYDGFSVPYLIKCDLKPCPNTVDCFISRPTEKTIFILFLVITSCLCIVLNFIELSFLVLKCFIKCCLQKYSKKPPIPQCVSATASDMLNVVGEGPYSRIIIHTWP; via the coding sequence ATGAGTTGGATGTTCCTCAGAGATCTCCTGAGTGGAGTAAATAAATACTCCACTGGGATTGGACTGATTTGGCTGGCTGTCGTGTTTGTCTTCCGTTTGCTGGTCTACATGGTGGCAACAGAGCATGTGTGGAAAGATGAGCAGAAAGAGTTTGAGTGCAACAGTAGACAGCCCGGTTGtgaaaatgtttgttttgatGACTTCTTCCCCATTTCCCAAGTCAGACTTTGGGCCTTACAACTGATCATGGTCTCCACACCTTCGCTTCTGGTGGTTTTACATGTAGCCTATCGTGAGAGTAGAGAGAAAAGGCACAGAAAGAAACTCTATGTCAGCCTAGGTACAATGGATGGTGGTCTATGGTACACTTATCTTATCAGCCTCATTGTTAAAACCGGTTTTGAAATTGGCTTCCTTGTTCTATTTTATAAGCTATATGATGGCTTTAGTGTTCCCTATCTTATAAAGTGTGATTTGAAGCCTTGTCCCAACACTGTGGACTGCTTCATCTCTAGACCCACTGAGAAGACGATCTTCATCCTCTTCTTGGTCATCACCTCATGCTTGTGTATTGTGTTGAATTTCATTGAACTGAGTTTTCTGGTTCTCAAGTGCTTTATTAAGTGCTGTctccaaaaatattcaaaaaaaccCCCAATTCCTCAGTGTGTGAGTGCCACAGCCTCAGACATGTTGAATGTGGTAGGAGAGGGACCCTACTCCAGAATCATCATTCACACTTGGCCATAA